One Fusarium poae strain DAOMC 252244 chromosome 4, whole genome shotgun sequence DNA window includes the following coding sequences:
- the ATG17 gene encoding autophagy protein 17 (BUSCO:24082at5125), producing MASSSSATSLRQGSSGASSRHSHPQSTSLSRHSNSNSSSRNVDSNAPSISIETLVTHLLVAKRSLSSMTLVLRANEIANAARQSHEDVAILAAQAGFLKESILDQTTILVRVRRSLQGTYDWGKRDFKKLLRSMDLVDGGLEHTMEMLRDTSVEGVFRPDGEERRSLLDFIDEGGVHGVREAMKKSIQELQSFDGDLLRFDTDIRNLKKIITDTPTLSHDDTHIPTFELLESLVDHSANMAQLLVSLTHHFDMCVTAIRTTEGGVALARRRAAEATQSQGNDGVSISGVIAEQESNVSDLEPNTAKDRAEMLKVVVQDAGEVEDVVQEIQERLTAMEQDYLVLQEQHDISKQAYTNMLEAYAVLGEIGDRLADYLAAEGDFKSRWDMEKESVFSKLQEMQQLKEFYERYASAYDSLILEVERRRAVDDRVKSIWRKAQENVDKLLDADGASRETFRQDVGEYLPTDLWAGMQGSAKKWAVVPDGEGEDIQGPALRKSVVEAARERLARVERR from the exons atggcttcttcttcttctgctacCTCTTTGCGACAAGGTTCATCCGGAGCCTCGTCCCGTCATTCACATCCACAGTCTACTTCGCTCTCGAGACACTCAAACTCAAACTCATCATCACGCAATGTCGACTCCAACGCGCCGTCCATCTCCATCGAAACTCTCGTCACTCATCTCTTGGTCGCTAAACGATCGCTTTCTTCCATGACTTTGGTCTTGCGCGCAAACGAAATCGCAAACGCTGCGCGGCAGTCCCATGAGGATGTCGCTATACTAGCTGCCCAGGCGGGCTTTCTGAAAGAGTCTATACTTGATCAGACTACGATACTTGTTAGGGTGAGGAGGAGTCTGCAAGGTACTTATGATTGGGGGAAGAGAGACTTTAAAAAGCTTCTCAGGTCGATGGACTTGGTTGATGGAGGGCTGGAACATACCATGGAGATGCTCCGTGATACGAGCGTCGAAGGTGTCTTTCGTCCAGACGGTGAAGAGAGACGGAGTCTTCTTGACTTTATCGATGAAGGAGGTGTTCACGGCGTTAGAGAGGCTATGAAGAAAAGTATCCAAGAGCTACAG TCTTTCGACGGCGATTTACTCCGCTTCGACACCGACATTCGCAATCTCAAAAAGATCATCACCGATACCCCGACCTTGTCCCACGATGACACCCACATACCCACATTTGAGCTCCTCGAAAGCCTGGTTGACCACTCAGCCAACATGGCGCAGCTACTTGTTTCGTTGACGCACCACTTCGACATGTGCGTCACAGCGATCCGAACAACAGAAGGCGGTGTCGCTCTCGCGCGTCGTAGAGCCGCAGAAGCAACACAGTCCCAAGGAAATGACGGCGTGTCCATTTCTGGGGTCATCGCCGAGCAGGAATCCAACGTATCCGATCTCGAACCAAACACTGCTAAAGACCGTGCCGAGATGTTGAAGGTGGTTGTCCAGGATGCGGGCGAGGTGGAAGATGTGGTTCAGGAAATACAGGAACGCCTCACGGCAATGGAACAGGATTACCTAGTGCTGCAGGAACAGCACGATATTTCGAAACAGGCATATACAAATATGCTCGAAGCATATGCAGTCCTCGGCGAAATCGGGGATCGACTTGCAGACTACCTCGCTGCGGAAGGAGACTTTAAATCACGATGGGATATGGAAAAGGAGAGTGTATTCTCCAAGTTACAGGAGATGCAACAACTCAAGGAATTTTATGAGAGGTACGCAAGTGCGTACGACAGTCTCATCCTCGAAGTCGAGCGTCGACGCGCAGTAGACGATCGCGTCAAGAGTATATGGCGCAAAGCCCAAGAAAACGTCGATAAACTTCTCGACGCTGATGGTGCATCCCGCGAGACGTTTAGACAAGATGTAGGAGAGTACCTCCCCACGGATCTATGGGCTGGGATGCAAGGGTCTGCGAAGAAGTGGGCTGTCGTGCCCGATGGTGAAGGGGAGGATATTCAGGGTCCTGCGCTGAGGAAGAGTGTTGTTGAAGCTGCGAGGGAGAGACTTGCACGGGTGGAAAGGAGGTAG
- the PNS1 gene encoding putative choline transporter, neither null mutation nor overexpression affects choline transport (TransMembrane:10 (i80-104o124-145i157-178o184-203i224-253o273-289i326-347o367-384i421-450o462-482i)~BUSCO:28123at5125) — protein sequence MGESDAYYNGGQQQYQPQPPAATHPYQAPPQQPYQQQPYQQGPPQNGNGNGYMPAQGYNGNEKGSFDEQFKIAKPKYNDLWAGILLILVFAGFVVVSGLALQGYSANKGNAGDGIYNNPNDFSLNTSTVILFMFVLAVAFVLSYAYVWMARLFPKQFIWVTGILNVCWAIGTAIFYLWRKYWSAGIVFLIFGLFMAFCFWTWISRIPFSALMLKTTIDVSKKYGHVYLVSLIGGIIATAFSAWYAITLVGIYIKYQPAQDNPSCADGGCSKGKVIGLIAFITFAMYWFSEWLKNTIHTTIAGVYGSWYFNPHNFPKDATRASAKRALTYSFGSIALGSLLVAIIQFLRQACNAARSQEGADGSMLGYALFCCIGCLLGILEWAVEFINRYAFCHIALYGKAYFAAAKDTWKMIKDRGIDALINDCLIGPVLSFGALFIAYACALLAYLYLYFTDPAYNNNGQYTGVVVAFSFLIGFQIANIFTTPISSGVETIFVASGWDPQVMWRDHPELYNEMVRVYPKVQQVIQDR from the exons ATGGGCGAATCTGACGCTTATTACAACGGGGGTCAACAGCAGTACcaacctcaacctcctgCTGCAACTCATCCATACCAGGCACCGCCGCAGCAACCGTACCAACAGCAGCCATACCAGCAAGGTCCTCCCCAGAATGGCAATGGCAATGGCTACATGCCCGCCCAAGGCTACAATGGAAACGAAAAGGGTTCTTTTGATGAGCAGTTCAAGATTGCGAAGCCAAAGTACAATGATCTCTGGGCTGGTATCCTTCTGATCCTTGTGTTTGCTGGCTTTGTTGTCGTCTCTGGTCTAGCCCTTCAAGGCTACTCTGCGAACAAGGGCAACGCTGGTGATGGTATCTACAACAATCCCAACGACTTTTCTCTCAACACGAGCACCGTTATTTTGTTCATGTTTGTTCTCGCTGTTGCGTTTGTCCTATCGTATGCCTACGTCTGGATGGCACGACTTTTTCCCAAGCAGTTCATTTGGGTCACTGGTATCCTCAATGTATGCTGGGCTATTGGAACAGCCATCTTTTATCTCTGGCGTAAGTACTGGTCTGCCGGAATCGTGTTCCTCATCTTTGGTCTATTCATGGCGTTCTGCTTCTGGACATGGATCTCGCGAATTCCCTTCTCGGCCCTCATGCTCAAGACCACCATCGACGTCAGCAAGAAGTATGGCCATGTTTATCTTGTCAGTCTGATCGGAGGCATCATCGCCACGGCCTTCTCAGCTTGGTACGCCATCACTCTTGTCGGAATCTACATCAAGTACCAGCCTGCCCAAGATAATCCTTCCTGCGCCGACGGTGGTTGCAGCAAGGGCAAGGTCATTGGCCTCATCGCCTTTATCACCTTTGCCATGTACTGGTTCTCCGAGTGGCTCAAGAACACGATCCACACAACGATTGCTGGTGTTTATGGCTCTTGGTACTTTAACCCTCACAACTTCCCCAAGGATGCTACCCGCGCCTCTGCCAAGCGTGCCCTTACATACAGCTTTGGTTCCATTGCTCTCGGTAGTTTGTTGGTCGCTATTATCCAATTCCTTCGCCAAGCCTGCAACGCCGCTCGTAGCCAGGAGGGCGCAGATGGAAGTATGCTCGGGTACGCTTTGTTCTGCTGTATCGGATGCTTGCTGGGTATTTTGGAGTGGGCTGTCGAGTTTATCAACCGCTACGCTTTCTGTCATATTGCTCTCTACGGAAAGGCCTACTTTGCGGCTGCCAAAGACACATGGAAGATGATCAAGGACCGAGGAATTGACGCTCTCATCAAT GACTGTCTTATTGGACCCGTCCTTTCCTTCGGCGCCCTCTTCATCGCATACGCTTGCGCCCTCCTCGCCTACCTCTATCTGTACTTCACCGACCCCGCCTACAACAACAACGGCCAGTACACCGGCGTCGTCGTggccttttccttccttaTCGGTTTCCAGATCGCAAACATCTTCACCACACCCATCTCCAGCGGTGTCGAGACCATCTTTGTCGCTTCTGGTTGGGACCCTCAGGTCATGTGGCGCGATCACCCCGAACTATACAACGAGATGGTCAGGGTGTACCCCAAGGTTCAGCAGGTCATTCAGGACCGCTAA
- a CDS encoding hypothetical protein (TransMembrane:12 (i45-65o71-99i120-145o151-170i182-202o233-257i269-290o326-344i373-391o397-418i447-470o476-495i)), with the protein MFDSSSADEKSPRVSNDKKPKTEKEDVETGEAGLDRAMSSRHLQFIAIGGTIGTGLFLGVGPALVKAGPVSLLVAFAFMGSVVYSVMVSLGEMAAYIPITGSFTSYAARFVDPTLGFAMGWLYWFSWSITFALELVAAGIIIQYWDSELSIAIWISVFWALFTALNFVPVRIFGEIEMWFSMIKVVTIIGFIIFSICVNAGVGDEGYIGFKYWNDPGVANTYMGIEGATGKFVGFWAVLVTAGFSFQGTELVGVGAGETANPRKAIPEAIRWTFWGIFSLFMATVFFVGINVPSNDPALDSGAQDASASPLVVVATRAGVKVLPDIINAVLLSAILTAANSNVYSSSRIMVALAEDGLAPAFMKRTNKYGTPYFAVASCSVMGLIAYINLSSSGEKVFNWLLNVSSTSCFITWVLINVCHIRFQKIMAAQGIPRDELPYLAPLQPYLSYYGAFFVALITITCGFTVFIEWNTADFFSNYISLMLFAALYVGHKLICRTKVVPLMEVDLSKGREEM; encoded by the coding sequence ATGTTTGACTCTTCATCAGCGGACGAAAAGTCCCCTCGTGTGAGCAATGACAAGAAGCCCAAGACCGAAAAGGAAGATGTCGAGACTGGCGAGGCTGGTCTTGACCGAGCCATGAGCTCTCGTCACTTGCAGTTCATTGCTATTGGTGGTACCATCGGAACTGGTCTCTTCCTCGGTGTAGGTCCAGCTCTCGTCAAGGCCGGTCCCGTCTCCCTGCTCGTCGCCTTTGCTTTCATGGGCTCAGTCGTTTACTCCGTCATGGTCAGCTTGGGAGAGATGGCCGCCTACATTCCCATCACTGGTTCATTTACATCCTACGCTGCTCGTTTCGTCGATCCTACCTTGGGTTTCGCTATGGGATGGCTGTACTGGTTCAGCTGGTCGATTACCTTTGCTCTTGAGCTTGTCGCTGCCGGTATCATCATTCAGTACTGGGATTCTGAGCTCAGCATTGCTATCTGGATCAGCGTCTTCTGGGCTCTGTTTACTGCTCTCAACTTTGTCCCCGTGCGTATTTTTGGCGAGATTGAGATGTGGTTCTCCATGATCAAGGTCGTCACCATCATtggcttcatcatcttctccaTCTGCGTCAACGCTGGTGTCGGTGACGAGGGCTACATTGGCTTCAAGTACTGGAACGATCCCGGCGTCGCAAACACCTACATGGGCATTGAGGGCGCCACTGGCAAGTTTGTCGGCTTCTGGGCTGTTCTCGTCACTGCTGGTTTCTCCTTCCAGGGAACTGAGCTCGTCGGTGTCGGAGCCGGTGAGACCGCCAACCCCCGCAAGGCCATCCCTGAGGCTATCCGCTGGACTTTCTGGGGCATCTTCAGCCTTTTCATGGCTACCGTCTTCTTCGTCGGTATCAACGTGCCCTCCAACGACCCTGCCCTCGACAGCGGTGCTCAGGatgcttctgcttctcctcTTGTCGTTGTGGCTACCCGCGCTGGTGTCAAGGTCCTCCCCgacatcatcaacgccgTTCTCCTCTCCGCCATCCTCACAGCTGCCAACTCCAACGTCTACTCCAGCAGTCGTATCATGGTCGCTCTCGCTGAGGATGGTCTTGCCCCTGCTTTCATGAAGCGCACCAACAAGTACGGCACCCCCTACTTCGCCGTTGCTTCGTGCTCCGTCATGGGTCTCATCGCCTACATCAACCTCTCCTCCAGCGGAGAAAAGGTCTTCAACTGGCTTCTCAATGTCAGTTCCACCTCGTGCTTCATCACATGGGTCCTGATCAACGTGTGCCACATCCGCTTCCAAAAGATCATGGCCGCACAGGGAATCCCTCGCGATGAGCTTCCCTACCTTGCACCTCTCCAGCCTTACCTGTCGTACTACGGTGCTTTCTTCGTAGCTCTCATCACCATTACCTGTGGTTTCACCGTCTTTATCGAGTGGAACACTGCCgacttcttctccaactacATCAGCTTGATGCTCTTCGCCGCCCTCTACGTCGGCCACAAGCTCATCTGCCGCACCAAGGTTGTGCCATTGATGGAGGTCGATCTGAGCAAGGGACGAGAAGAGATGTAA
- a CDS encoding hypothetical protein (BUSCO:1440at5125) codes for MTIIDVNKDLAALFEQQASATPDAVALEDEKRSLTYAELDRETWALAERLRDYGVGRDDLVGVLMGRSADYVIAALAALRAGGAFLVLEVAYPPGLLRDVIEDAKPTVILTQVEHSANLTSETPVIVVDSPDKQARGESSPHLTERRSLPEDDDVERLLFVSYSSGTTGKPKGIMNPHRAAIRSYNLRFAVNDLKPGDRVACNVFFIWEMLRPLIRGATAVAIPDHASYDPVALVELLSSKNITDTLMTPTLLATVLSQHPKLGQKLPQLRSLWLNGEVVTADLVRRAVDALPETRLLNVYSACETHEVAVGDIKTFVDFDTQVCPVGLPTDPEHTYVLDEAGNRVEPGVSGELYVGGSLLARGYLNLPETTAKAFQMDPFAGEKDARMYRTGDLARILPNGLLEITGRVGGMIKTRGYTVQPSAVESAIRKHLAVRDCAVVAHGEGLERQIVAYIVREKGESRERTIPLIDDYGYSPVARRALTDHLAHYMVPTIWVEVDELPTHGVSGKTDLKALPVPPSPRSPRPAPKKEQNIKVKTETVIQLWAASLNMPANVITPKHDFFDLGGHSLALADLAGRLTKTFGFPVPLAPLAGTPTLEGHVAAIKAARDGHTAAVQADLPAVLRADSILPDDIQGNGTPMRALKDAETILLTGVTGYLGAFLLKTLVDSTDAQIICLVRFPEPVEDCAPAGMARIRKNLIDLGLWEDYLLERIEILPGTLTRKRLGLSPEVFDELSTRVQVIVHAAATVNLVYPYAALRNANVNGTREILRLAGRSGATVHHVSTNGVLPPSHTGWCENTVIDVDDVPTKLLDGYGQTKWVAEKLVDEASRRGIPVRVYRPGTISGHSVSGSTNAWDLINAIIVESLQLGRAPDVEGWYIEMTPADFVSDAIVTLANHTSDTEQTLYHLGDPAPVPSKDLFSTLAKLGYPTEPLPWDEWVALWWEKRGNKKTGNDPFTVDILRGGMPSDEVLKSVIVLKDGKTQPTLDKYNVPRPKMNEGLLEIYMRHFYARGWLSRPPRRGQVNGSAKKARKGRLVGKVAVVTGASSGIGAAVAAGLAKEGAHVAVAARRTEALEDVKKKISVYGGKVLIHKTDVTNKAQVESLMKEAGEQLGPVDILVSCAGVMYFTMMANNQTDEWERTVDVNCKGLLHALSSTVPGMLSRGSGHIVAISSDAGRKVFPGLGVYSASKFFVEATLQALRLETAGSGLRVTAVQPGNVATDLLGMSTDQEALKKYGEPTGAEVLKPEEVASAIVYAVCQPPHVAVNEVLIEPRDEPI; via the coding sequence ATGACAATCATCGATGTCAACAAGGATCTAGCTGCTCTCTTTGAGCAGCAGGCCTCAGCCACTCCCGATGCTGTGGCTCTTGAAGATGAGAAAAGATCCCTCACATACGCAGAGCTCGACAGAGAAACCTGGGCTCTAGCTGAGCGATTGCGTGATTACGGTGTTGGTCGCGATGATCTGGTCGGTGTTCTCATGGGCAGAAGCGCCGATTACGTTATCGCTGCTCTTGCTGCTCTCCGAGCTGGTGGTGCTTTTTTGGTCCTTGAAGTCGCCTACCCTCCTGGTCTGCTACGAGATGTTATCGAAGATGCGAAGCCAACTGTCATTCTCACTCAAGTGGAGCACTCCGCCAACCTCACATCTGAGACTCCCGTCATTGTTGTCGACAGCCCCGACAAGCAAGCTCGAGGAGAATCTTCACCTCATTTGACCGAGAGACGGTCACTTCCCGAGGACGACGATGTTGAGAGATTACTCTTTGTCTCATACTCTTCTGGTACCACCGGTAAGCCCAAGGGTATCATGAACCCCCACAGAGCCGCTATTCGCTCATATAACTTGCGATTCGCCGTCAACGATCTCAAGCCCGGTGACAGAGTGGCCTGCAATGTTTTCTTCATCTGGGAGATGCTTCGACCTCTCATTCGAGGTGCCACAGCTGTCGCCATCCCCGACCACGCCAGTTACGACCCTGTTGCTCTCGTTGAGCTTCTATCTTCAAAGAACATCACTGATACCCTCATGACTCCCACACTTTTGGCCACAGTCCTTTCCCAACACCCCAAGCTCGGTCAGAAGCTCCCCCAGCTTCGCTCCCTCTGGTTGAACGGCGAGGTCGTCACTGCCGATCTTGTTCGTCGTGCCGTGGATGCTCTCCCCGAAACACGCCTCCTCAACGTCTACAGCGCCTGTGAGACGCACGaggttgctgttggcgacATCAAGACTTTTGTTGACTTTGACACACAAGTGTGTCCCGTGGGTCTCCCTACAGACCCTGAGCACACCTACGTCCTCGATGAGGCTGGCAACAGAGTTGAGCCTGGAGTGAGCGGTGAGCTTTACGTTGGTGGTAGCCTCCTGGCGCGAGGATATCTAAACTTGCCAGAAACGacagccaaggcattccaaATGGACCCCTTTGCTGGAGAGAAGGATGCTCGCATGTACAGAACTGGCGATTTGGCCCGCATTCTTCCCAATGGACTTTTGGAGATCACTGGCCGAGTTGGCGGTATGATCAAGACCCGTGGTTACACTGTCCAGCCCAGTGCTGTCGAGAGCGCCATTCGAAAGCATCTTGCTGTTCGCGATTGTGCGGTTGTAGCTCACGGCGAGGGTTTGGAGCGACAGATTGTCGCCTACATCGTCCGCGAAAAGGGCGAGTCTCGAGAGCGAACCATTCCTCTCATCGACGACTACGGATACAGTCCCGTTGCTCGACGTGCTCTCACTGACCACCTTGCTCACTACATGGTTCCTACAATCTGGGTCGAAGTGGATGAGCTACCTACACACGGTGTATCGGGCAAGACTGATCTCAAGGCTTTGCCTGTACCACCATCCCCAAGATCGCCCAGACCTGCCCCCAAGAAGGAGCAGAACATCAAGGTCAAGACCGAGACCGTTATCCAGCTTTGGGCTGCATCGCTCAACATGCCTGCCAACGTCATTACACCAAAGCACGACTTTTTCGACTTGGGAGGTCACTCTCTGGCTCTTGCTGACCTTGCTGGACGTCTCACAAAGACCTTTGGCTTCCCTGTCCCTCTGGCTCCACTGGCCGGAACTCCCACTCTGGAAGGACATGTCGCAGCCATCAAGGCAGCCCGTGACGGCCACACTGCTGCTGTACAGGCTGATCTACCAGCTGTTCTTCGTGCAGACTCTATTCTCCCTGACGACATCCAGGGCAACGGCACCCCTATGCGTGCCCTCAAGGATGCCGAGACTATCCTCCTAACTGGTGTCACCGGTTACCTCGGTGCTTTCCTCCTCAAGACTCTTGTTGACTCTACTGACGCACAAATCATCTGTCTTGTGCGATTCCCTGAGCCCGTGGAAGATTGTGCACCCGCTGGTATGGCCCGTATCCGAAAGAACTTGATCGATCTTGGACTTTGGGAGGACTACCTCCTGGAGCGTATTGAGATATTGCCCGGTACACTTACCAGGAAGCGTCTGGGTCTTTCTCCTGAAGTATTTGATGAACTATCGACCCGTGTCCAGGTCATTGTCCACGCTGCTGCTACCGTCAACCTGGTCTACCCCTACGCTGCTCTACGAAACGCCAACGTCAATGGTACCCGCGAGATTCTTCGTCTTGCTGGCCGTAGTGGCGCTACTGTTCATCACGTCTCTACCAACGGTGTGCTTCCTCCCTCTCACACTGGTTGGTGCGAGAACACTGTCatcgatgttgatgatgttcCCACTAAGCTTCTCGATGGTTACGGCCAAACCAAGTGGGTCGCTGAGAAGCTCGTCGACGAGGCAAGCCGCCGAGGCATCCCCGTGCGAGTTTACCGTCCCGGAACCATCAGCGGCCACAGTGTTTCTGGCTCTACCAACGCCTGGGATTTGATCAATGCTATTATTGTTGAGTCACTCCAGCTCGGTCGTGCTCCTGATGTCGAGGGCTGGTATATTGAGATGACTCCTGCTGACTTTGTCAGTGATGCCATTGTCACTCTCGCCAACCATACCAGTGACACCGAGCAGACTCTCTACCATCTCGGAGATCCTGCTCCTGTTCCTTCTAAGGACCTGTTTTCCACTCTGGCCAAGCTGGGCTACCCCACCGAACCTCTACCCTGGGATGAGTGGGTTGCTCTGTGGTGGGAGAAGCGAGGCAACAAGAAGACTGGCAACGATCCTTTCACTGTCGACATTCTTCGAGGTGGTATGCCCAGTGACGAGGTCCTCAAGTCAGTCATTGTGCTCAAGGATGGAAAGACACAGCCTACGCTTGACAAGTACAATGTTCCTCGCCCCAAGATGAACGAAGGTCTTCTCGAGATCTACATGCGACACTTCTATGCCCGTGGTTGGTTGTCTCGACCTCCTCGCCGGGGTCAAGTCAATGGCAGTGCCAAGAAGGCTCGCAAGGGTCGCCTTGTAGGCAAGGTTGCAGTGGTGACTGGCGCTTCTTCTGGAATTGGCGCCGCTGTGGCAGCTGGCCTTGCCAAGGAGGGCGCGCATGTGGCCGTGGCGGCTCGACGGACCGAAGCCCTGGAAgacgtcaagaagaagattagCGTCTACGGTGGTAAAGTGTTGATCCACAAGACCGATGTCACAAACAAGGCCCAGGTGGAGTCCCTGATGAAGGAGGCAGGCGAACAGCTTGGCCCTGTCGATATCCTTGTCAGCTGTGCGGGTGTCATGTACTTTACCATGATGGCCAACAACCAGACCGATGAGTGGGAGCGCACAGTTGATGTCAACTGCAAGGGCCTCCTGCACGCCTTGTCATCGACGGTCCCGGGCATGTTGTCTCGTGGATCTGGACACATTGTCGCCATTTCGTCCGATGCTGGACGCAAGGTGTTCCCTGGTCTGGGCGTTTACTCGGCTAGCAAGTTCTTTGTCGAGGCGACACTACAGGCTCTGCGTCTCGAGACAGCAGGATCTGGTCTTAGGGTTACAGCTGTGCAGCCCGGTAATGTGGCCACAGACCTGTTGGGCATGTCGACCGACCAGGAGGCTTTGAAGAAGTACGGTGAGCCCACAGGCGCCGAGGTTCTCAAGCCTGAAGAGGTGGCAAGCGCTATTGTTTATGCTGTGTGTCAACCCCCACACGTTGCCGTCAATGAGGTGCTTATTGAGCCTCGTGATGAGCCCATCTAA
- a CDS encoding hypothetical protein (SECRETED:SignalP(1-16)) → MKNSASILAFIPLVAAHGFIKSPAPRMPGDAYKAACGDQPFYQQSSDINGNVQGIKQVVGNSFDATDCNLWLCKGFQFDDNKDNVQSYSLGEKIDFEINIAAPHTGYANVSVVKTSSDSMIGEPLIEFENYAANAGTASNNTAFSVTLPETLGGECTKAGDCVLQWFWDAPDIDQTYEACVDFVVGGSGSGTAPAPSSGSGTAPAPTASSGSGAEEPATSSPAAEDDDEDCDEEEEPAATTAAAEKPAATTLQAVAISSAADSGSAQPTSAPVADDDEDCDDEYDDEEPVADEDEDCEDEGDDQAADDDEEECPAEEEYDY, encoded by the coding sequence ATGAAGAACTCGGCCAGCATCCTCGCTTTCATCCCTCTCGTCGCCGCCCACGGCTTCATCAAGTCTCCCGCCCCTCGCATGCCCGGCGATGCTTACAAGGCCGCCTGCGGTGACCAGCCCTTCTACCAACAGTCCTCCGACATCAACGGCAACGTCCAGGGCATCAAGCAGGTCGTCGGCAACAGCTTTGACGCTACCGACTGCAACCTCTGGCTCTGCAAGGGTTTCCAGTTCGACGACAACAAGGACAATGTTCAGAGCTACAGCCTCGGCGAGAAGATTGACTTTGAGATCAACATTGCTGCTCCCCACACTGGTTACGCCAACGTTTCCGTTGTCAAGACTTCTTCTGACAGCATGATTGGTGAGCCTCTCATTGAGTTTGAGAACTACGCTGCCAACGCTGGTACTGCTTCCAACAACACTGCTTTCAGCGTCACTCTCCCCGAGACCCTGGGTGGTGAGTGCACCAAGGCTGGAGACTGTGTTCTCCAGTGGTTCTGGGACGCTCCCGATATCGACCAGACCTACGAGGCCTGTGTTGACTTTGTCGTCGGTGGTTCCGGTTCCGGTACCGCCCCTGCTCCTTCTTCCGGCTCCGGCACTGCCCCCGCTCCCACCGCTTCTTCCGGCTCCGGTGCCGAGGAGCCCGCTACTTCTTCCCCCGCCgctgaggatgatgatgaggactgtgatgaggaggaggagcccGCTGCCACCACTGCCGCCGCTGAGAAGCCCGCTGCCACCACTCTCCAGGCCGTCGCTATCAGCTCCGCTGCCGATTCTGGTTCTGCCCAGCCTACCTCTGCCCCTGTcgccgacgacgatgaggactGCGATGATGAgtacgatgatgaggagccTGTCgctgatgaggatgaggactGTGAGGATGAGGGTGATGACCAGGCTGctgatgacgacgaggaggagtGCCCTGCTGAGGAGGAGTATGACTACTAA